The window TCATTGCGCAGGCAGAACATATACCTGTCCATCTTGGGTCTTTTAAAATCGGGTCCAGAAATATTATTAATTACATGCGTGAGCACGGTGTAACATTAAAGGAAAATGACATGCTCATAACAAACGATCCCTACATATCTGGGACACATCTCAATGATGTCACAATCATAGCACCTGTTTACCACAATGGTAAAATATTCTGCTATGTAATAAACAAGGCACACAACGTTGATGTCGGGGGTCCTGTTTTCGGAAGCCTTAACCCGGATGCAAGAAATCTCTACCAGGAGGGCCTCATCATACCGCCGGTTATTATTACCGACGATATAATTAAGATAATCCTGGCAAATTTCAAGGATCCTGAAACTGCAAGGGGGGACCTGAACGCACAGATATCTGCAAATAAAATGGGTATAAGCAGGATAAATGAGTTAAAATCAAAATACGGTGCGGATGAGATCCTCTCATCCTGGAATTCCCTTCTTGAACATTCACGGGAACTTTCACTGATGGCGTTAAAATCATGGCAGCCCGGGGAATACTCTGCTGAGGACTATCTTGAAAAGGGAATCGAGAAGATCAATATAGATGTAAACCTTAAAATTAGTGGCGAGGGCGTTATAGCTGATTTTGAGGGCACACATGGTGAGATAGAATACCCACTCAACGCAGTTGAGGGTGTAACATTTTCAGCAGTGGCGTATGCCATAAGAAGTGCAATGCGCTATTCCATACCTACAAATGATGGTTTCTACTCTATTATTACAATTAAAGCGCCACACAGAT of the Ferroplasma sp. genome contains:
- a CDS encoding hydantoinase B/oxoprolinase family protein → MTDWEIIGKATQFIAEEMGVALKRSAISPNIRERMDHSCAVLDADGRIIAQAEHIPVHLGSFKIGSRNIINYMREHGVTLKENDMLITNDPYISGTHLNDVTIIAPVYHNGKIFCYVINKAHNVDVGGPVFGSLNPDARNLYQEGLIIPPVIITDDIIKIILANFKDPETARGDLNAQISANKMGISRINELKSKYGADEILSSWNSLLEHSRELSLMALKSWQPGEYSAEDYLEKGIEKINIDVNLKISGEGVIADFEGTHGEIEYPLNAVEGVTFSAVAYAIRSAMRYSIPTNDGFYSIITIKAPHRSLVNPENNYPVSGGNVETTQRIADVTLRALSEFLDYIPAASSGTMMNMMLGGKIGNKYWSYYETIGGGNGGRYDSNGESGIHSNMTNTLNTPVEIAEKEYPFFFTRNNLRKNSYGKGKYHGGEGIVRSFKVRSRTYISVIADRFIIPPWGLRGGFPGKTGKLYIISNGKKKSMPSKFSTVLEENDEVIVETPGGAAYGEKK